The genomic window CGTCATCGATGGCGGCGGCGGCCCTGGCCACGTAGCCCGCCAGCGGGCCCGGCTCGATCGTCCACAAGGCCGCCGCGGCGTTGGCCAGGACCACGTCGCGCACCGGCCCGGGCTCCCCGGCGAACAGCCGGCGGAGCCGCTCCGCGCTCTCCTGCGGCCCCGAGACCCTGAGCGCCGCCGCGGGCGTGCGCGGGAGGCCGAAATCCGCGGCGGTCCACGAGGTCGCCCGGACGGAACCGCCCTCCACCACGAGCGCCCGGGTCGTCCCGTCCAGCGTCACCTCGTCCAGGCCGTCGGAGCCGTGGACCACGACGGCCCGGCGGATGGTCGACGACCTCGCGAGCGCCCCGGCCATCGTCGCGCCGTGGCCCTCGGACGGGACGCCGACGAGCTGGTGGGTCGGCGAGGCCGGGTTGCAGAGCGGCCCCACCAGGTTGAACACCGTCCGGTGCGGCAGGCGACGCCGGACCTCGGCGACCCCCTTCAGGCCGGGATGGAAGCGTGGCGCGAAGAGGAAGACGAGGCCGATCTCGTCGAAGCAGCGGCGGAGGACGGGGAGCTCGGCGTCGATCGCGACGCCGAGGTGCCCCAGGACGTCGGAGCTGCCGGAGCTGCCGCTGGCGGCCCGGTTTCCGTGCTTGGCCACGCGGACCCCGCACGAGGCGACGACCGCGGCCGTCGCGGTCGAGATGTTCACCGTGTGGGCCCCGTCGCCGCCCGTGCCGCAGGTGTCCAGGCAGGGCTCCGAGGGGGCGATCGCGTCGAAGGGGATCATCCGCTCGCGGACCGCGACGACGGCCCCGTGGAGCTCCTCCGCGGTCTCCCCCTTGCGGTGAAGCGCCGCCAGGAATCGCTCCGTGAGGGGCTCCGGGACCTCGCCGCCGAGGATCGCCCGCACGACGTCGCGGCAGAGCTCGGCCGGCAGGGAGGCGCCGGCCTCGAGCGTTTCGGTCGCCTCGGCGACGGGGCGAGGGGCCATCAGGGCACCTTTATCGTGTAGCGCTCCATCCCCTCGCGGCCCCGGCGGTCCACGGTCAGGATGAGGATCTCGTGGTCGGCACGCTCGCGGATCGTGCTGACGGCCTCCTCGGCCGACCGGACGGCATGGTCGTTGACCTTCGAGACCACGTCGTTGAGTTGG from Aquisphaera giovannonii includes these protein-coding regions:
- the trpD gene encoding anthranilate phosphoribosyltransferase; this translates as MAPRPVAEATETLEAGASLPAELCRDVVRAILGGEVPEPLTERFLAALHRKGETAEELHGAVVAVRERMIPFDAIAPSEPCLDTCGTGGDGAHTVNISTATAAVVASCGVRVAKHGNRAASGSSGSSDVLGHLGVAIDAELPVLRRCFDEIGLVFLFAPRFHPGLKGVAEVRRRLPHRTVFNLVGPLCNPASPTHQLVGVPSEGHGATMAGALARSSTIRRAVVVHGSDGLDEVTLDGTTRALVVEGGSVRATSWTAADFGLPRTPAAALRVSGPQESAERLRRLFAGEPGPVRDVVLANAAAALWTIEPGPLAGYVARAAAAIDDGTVARRVGRWAELTGGGR